TCGGAGCGAGCCATAGGGAAAACCCAGGCAGTGGCGGCGGCTCGAGGGACGCAGCAGTGAGGGGGCTATGAAACACCACATGTGTGTGGGAGCGGACCACAGGGAAAACCCAGGCAGCGGTGGCTCGAGGGACGCACCAGTAAGGGGGCTGTTACCCGGCTGGTGGAGAAGCACATGCATGGGTAGCATATACCTTTGCAGCGGTGTTGGCAGTGAATCGGCCATCAGGAAGCAGAGAATGCAGCCGGTGGCTGGTAGGCCGTCCCGCCGGCAGAACCAATGCGCGGCCAGCggcaaaatggaggatgaagtggTGAGCGACGCTCATGGAACAGAGCTGCTGTATTGGCTTCCCCAACTCTGCAGTCAGGCATTGGACGTCAGGAAGCCGGGGACGGCCGCTCCGCTCACAGTCATCGCTGCAGCGTTTGTATTGATGGCTGGCTGCCCTGCTTCTTTTGCCTGACGGTTAATTCTGTTTTTAGGCGTACATTATGACATGTTTATGGTCCCAGCTTAGACCGGTAACATTGAAGCCACCGTCAGCCTAAGGCAGCAGGGCAGCAAGTCTACAATGCACACTGTGCGGCGAAGACCTTAGTttattgaccctatcgggagctgggggtgtgacaggggcgttctccctgtcaaacgtctagcttccagtggcatcaagataaACTAATACCTATGATCTGTATCTATAATATATGGGATAAGTTACACAGTCAATTACTTGATTCTGTAGGGTTATATTAACACAAGCATAACAATACTGTACATATTAAATTGGCCTGAACTTCATTTCTGTTATTTTATAGGAATACTTCTGTCCTTTCCCAGTTTTCCAATTAACTCCATCTGCATCCGTGCTGTGTGATCCTCTCAGATACTGTCCATTCAGATTGGAGTAATGACAGTCTCCATACCACCAGGCACCCTTATACGATGTTGCACAATTACCTGAAGAAGCATCGTTATCTCTGTCTTTGGTTGTGAAAGGTCGATTCTTGTGATAACCGAGAGAATCACCTGTAATAAAAGAAGGAACAATTACCAGAATTTAcctctaaggctgccttcacatatgTAGGATCTGCTAGCAGAATTGCTGCTGTGAGAGAAGCCCTAATGTTCTGTTAATGTTCTCTTATATGCCATCTGGCCTTTGTATCTTTTTTCTACATTGCtttctctaagggctcatgcagaTGAGCGTAGTTGTCAATACTGCTAGCCTCGAGAAAAGCTCGCTGCTAACCGCGCTGTGAAGATAGCATGAACGGGCTACTTAAAGCTCCatgaagcagcccgttcacatactactatggaaagcacgcagcaaagataggacgtcTAAGAGCCAACATGGGAGTTTGCACACGCATGTCATCGTTGTTAGATACGTGGAGTTTTGCGCACCTAACAATcctccatgtgaacgcttctataggaacctattggttcctattagaagcgtGTTCTGTAGAAAACTACGCTCGGCTGCAAGagccctaatatatatatatatatatatatatatatatatatatatatatatatacacatacatacatatttatataattcctgtgtgtatgtatttatACGTTTATGTGTAGGTATACCTCTATTTGACGCATAGACGAATGTGTAAAGAACACACAAAATTTATATCTGTCATGTAGGTCTTAACTGACTGATTGCTAAACACTGCCAATTATAAGtttgaaattatatatatataataattactTCCAAGGAGAGAGAGTACGCACCCCGGCTGATCCCGCCTCTGTCACCGGTTTGTCATGGATTGACTATTTCGAGCAAACTTGGCACTATGACCACGTGTCATGGCAGAGCCTTAATCGATAACTCTAGTGGATTTGCAAATgcggagtcattagaatacaggcggatttgtatccagctttcctaggcttctgcatgcatgcaaaacaaaagctcaaatcacccctgGGTCGGTCTAACATCTGTAGCGCTCTACAATTCCCGCATACACTCACTAGCTTTTATATTACAGGTGACTGGGGCCccgactatgaattatgaacactaTTTTTGAAGTATGATtcattttaaaacagacaaggcttgactaataaattgcagatttattctaaaaaagactaatGGTACTAAATATCTatatgtatacaaaaatatacagaaaaggatgttacaatggagataaggtttacaggcatacacaacaggCAGTATTATAAAGtaaggagaaaataaagaaagataccagatttgggataagCAGCCCAGGGTTCTGTTCGTAcggagtcactgaagcaaatgggAAAGCCTTACACAGTAGTGTATCTCTGAAATCTGACAACTTTGTCTCTCCAAAAAAATATATGATAACTAGGTCTCTGTGAGCCCCTGGTTTTTAAAGATTTCCCCAGAACATCCCTACCGCCCTCTCTGAGGTAATTCAGGGAGGGGTGACGGGCATAGGCGTAATTACCtggaaaaaccataattccctATTTTGACAAAATCTCCACAGTAGGTACTCCAATCAGGAACATCTGCCTGGCATATttttggtcatgattttatctattccgCAATATAAACACGTATATTATAACCAGGTATGTGGATACTCTGTTTTGGGGTGATATGGGGCCTGTATCTCATTGTGTATAGATGTGTTTTAATTGGCTGGCCTGCTCGATTCCAAATATATAATTGATATTGGGCTAGGACTTTCACACGCCTAATAACCCTTGTTAAGAGATTTTCCCTTAATGAAAATATTTGAAGCCAGGGAGTCTGTAGAAACCATCTGAGGTGTCACACATCCCTGGCAGGGTGTAATTAACTTCCCCCTGTCACTGTCTTAACTTTATGGTCATTCGAACAAAGCACTTCTTAAGGCCACATGGTCATCAAAGGCCTGGCAGTTGTGAAGAAGGAGGGAGACAAGGGGGAGGATGCCAGTTCAACGTTCCCAGTGTCCTGAACAGCAGCTGGTCAATACGGCATCACCCCTTATACCACACACCCCATAATAGTAGATAAAAGCTCTGGCTTccactaaaaaaaacaaatcctcaCACAGTGCACCAAGGAAAAGAAAATTCTGTATGTCAGAATATGAAGAGAAAAAGCAAcaaattttttttctgaaaaaagttttttttttaaagggataaaaatatttttaaaaaatacatatagatTGGTTATTGCCGTAATTACACTTATTTGCAGAAGAACGTTAGCAACCCATTTTTACTCTACCATAAATGGAATTAACAAATGAGacaattgtatttttttgcatttcacctcacttaaaattttgtaaaagtgtttcaatacattacatggtacatgaaATGACAACATTAAAAACTACACTTTGTTCTTCAAAAACTAAACTCTAGTATAGCTATGGATAcacaaatatgtaaaaaaaataaactatggcTCTTGCAAAACaagggtgaaaaaaaaatggggaaaaattaaaaatagctgtGACTCCAAGGGGTTAACAGATGTAGTGCAATGCCTCATGTGTCCTGCCACTAGCAGTCACTGACAATAGCAGGTGATTGTGATGGGTCCTGCTGTTGGGGGACCAGTCCCATTGTCTAGAACATTGATCTCCAAACTGTGGTTCTCCAGTTGTAGCAAagctacaggtcccagcatgccctgacagcatCACTGCTCTAGAAGCTATAAGATATTGGGCCCCATAATAGAACATTACATGAAAAGCTCTATTACCAGAGTAGACATTACCTGCACTGCCTTCAGAGAATCCGCCAAGGTGCAGCTTATAATTGTCAGCTTCTGTTGATAGGGAAAATGAAGCATAAGCAGCAAAACTGTGTTGATTTTCAAAATCCATCAGATCAACTCGAAGTTTATGGGTTCCTAGAAGGttaaatatatacacactcattgcATGAAGGAAGATTCCAGAATCCAAGCTGTAGAGTTCCACAATTTCATTCATACTctaatgggggggagggggggggggcaataggaACAATTTTATCTCtcattggccccagtagcaattgcACCTTCTTTCAATAGCCCCAATAATCATAGTAGGACCCTTTATTGGTCCCAATAGAACACATTTGGAAATCACATAACCAtgttttattcacagtagaacatagaacacatgtcagaaggtgaaagtgagacatttttccatttcattaaaaaaaaacacatttagaaATTAATTGCAATAATAGATCTTTAAAAAGTTGAGCCAGGGCCATGTCGACTATTGTGTAACATCCCCTCTTCTCTTTTTGCAAAGTAAAAGTCTGGGatgtgaggagaccaattgcttgaGTTTAGGGAGAGGAATGTTTTCCCTTTCTTGTctaatgtaggattctagctgctcagcagTCCTGGGTCTTCTTTACCAGATTTTTAATTTCATAATGTGCCTGATGTTTTCTATTTgtaaaaggtctggactgcaggtaggCCAGATCGGCACCCGACtcttcttctgcatacagctgtgatggatgtagtatgtaacttagcattgtcttgctgaaacaGGTGAGGCCTAACCTGAAAAACATTTTCTGGATGGAAGCATGATCTTTGGATAATATTATGTACTGtacatggtgggatattcaaagtattTGCAATTTTACATTCAGGAACATTTTTCTAAAATTGTTGCAGACCTTTTACACACAGTTTTTCCCAGATTGGtaaaacctctgaccatcttcgcttctgagagactctgcctctctaacgtgctctttttatacacagtcatgcgactcagtagaaaattgaccctccaggtATTTTTCATTAGTAACTTCTACTTTTTTAGCCTTTTGCTATccttgtcccaacttttttgaaatgtgttgctgacatcaatttctaaattagttaagtTTTTAAATGGTCAGACCAGAGCTGCTTTGGGGAGTAAACTACTTGCGGCCATGGTTGCtggtaaaaataattataataccGGCACCGCTATTGGAACCCAATTTAATGGATATCTATTAAGAGAAGGGAGTGCAGTGATCTGCAGTTCCACAATAACAACCAGTAGTACGTCATAATATGAACAAACTTCAGTAATGACAGAGGATTCTGGTAGATGCCATAGTTACCTGAAGATGTGAGGTGGTGAATATTATCGTTTCCCAGCCAGAACTCACTTAGTTGGTTACCAAACCCTCGCTTGTAATCATTCCAGTCTCTGAAAAAGTTGACACTGCCATCATATCGTCGCTGGAAAACCTACAGAtaaggacaaggtaagtataaatTTGGGGGTGGAGGGGGAGTTTTTGTTTAGAGAGTCACTTTAAGGAAAAGCAAAATTTATTTTATTACTTACAATCCATCCTCCTCCATCAGTATCCATGTCACACAAGACTGTAAGTGGATTCTCTCCATCTGGGTATATTTTGTACCATCCAGTGAGAATTGTCCCTTGGCCCTGCAGTTCCTTGCAATTTTGGGGTGCTGGAAGAAATAGAAGGTTTGTTGGTTTATGCTAGTGGAGATATAGTAAGTAAAATGATATTAGTAGATTTTTACTGCCAAGAACTGGGTTCTGTGGCCAAGGAaataaaatgacatgttaactatATAGTGAACCAGTATGTAGAGTAACCACCAAAGTACAATCATATAACAGCCAACACAAGTTAAGCAATGACcatgaaacagaaaaaaaaatcctaaaaacatAAAGATATAAAGGCATATCAAGatgtcacacacatatacattcacatatatatatataaaatccattttctctTTGCTTGGTGTGGATTACTCTCGCCCTCCATCCCAATAATATGTGAAGCTGTTGGGCATGATCAATATCTGCGCTAAGGGATGGGGTTTGAGAGTTACCCCTTTataaatgtctgttttttagTAAGTTATATCCAACCAACTCTCTAGTATAAGAATACATATGTGTTTTAATTTCAGCAATGATAATTTATCCATTGATCGGTTGATATCTCTTCTCTTATCCTATAGATACATTTCAGCTGTTGgtagtgtttgcatttttttaGAGCTTATTTGCACATTCGTAATTGCAGTGGACATCTTCTTGTGTCCTGCTGTCAACTTGAACAAGTTGATATATCCCTTAAAGATggtggcaattttttttaagtccaCTAATTAGAGCTTGTGGGGACACAGTTAGTCATGTGACTACTTGTCAGTCAACAGAGCAGTCATTTTGTTGTAGTTCGTTAGCAATTGAAAATTATGGGTATatgactaatagagatgagcgaacgtactcggtaaagcactactcgtctgagtaatgtgctttatccgagtatgtctccgctcgtcctgaaagattcggggcgcgccgtggagcggggagctgcaggggagagcggggaagaacggaggggagatctttctctccctctctcccgcctgctctcccctgctcctcgccgcaactcccctgtcagcagcggcgcgccccgaatctttcaggacgagcagagacatactcggataaagcacattactcggatgagtagtgcttatccgagtacgttcgctcatctctaatgactaaccATCTGACTGCTTGTCAGTACACATGGCAGCCATTTTTATGAAACTCCATATAGTATGCATGTTGTTAATGGCAGTGGCCATGCTTTTGTTGCCCACTCTTGACTTGAGCATGCCTGTATATGTTTTTTTGGTAGCGGCCATTTTCTTGTAGTCTGCTGATAATTAGCGCTCGTAGGGACATGGCTAGTCATGTGACTGTTTGTCAACTAATACAGGAGCCATTTTTTTTGTGGTTCCACATATTATTTCCATGCTGGAGCATACACTGATGTAAGCATGACATAGCTTTCACATGATAAATAGGAACACAGGCTCtcttgggggagggagggggatatTGACAGTATGATAGGACTGAACTCCATGATATGGTCATTAACTACTCCAATGGAAATGCTCCCTTCCCCCTGCCCATCTGTCACAGACAGTGATGCAATCAGTGATGTTTCTCCATTTTGTTTGTGGGCTGTTGTATTGACACATGATAAGATCAGACCACCCAAAGGAGTGTTTTGTCACTTTCATGATGTAATACTGGGGGGGTGTCTGTATACCATGTGATCTAATTAGCTGCTTAATCTGGGTACTATTTAAGAGGAAGTATTCCAATTGAGAACTGTACCCCCTGAGGAATCTTGAGCGAAATGCACGTTGGAGTGCAGGTGATAAGGCTGGCATTATTGATATGTTCATGCTCGTACTAGTGTTCTGTGCATGTGAATATGTAGTATTTAATATGTTTGTTTTCTAAATGTCATTACTATAAACATGATTGTGATAGcattggattagagatgagcgagcaccaaaatgctggggtgctcgttgctcgagttgagcttttttgaatgcttgagagctcgttttgagtaacgcaccctattgaagtcaatgggagactcaaacatttttcaagctgacccatgctccgcacaggggaggttgtgtgaatcacctgaaaacatcagaaagtgatggaaacaccacagaaacggatagggaacatcaggggcagcatgcattgggtgcatctgaggctcccaggtcacactattaagccaaattgtgggcaagagcctggcggttacccccctaacaatttagttgggacagaccataatcagcaaggcacacgtgctggcacattctagctaagcaccacactaggtggaacgaaggccaatcacagcctgcaagtgacaccactgcctcttctcctgtgttacatgctggtattgctgtaaattccccccaggacgcaggcacgagcctgcatccacagcatactcaaatttttcccagcacagcgttcagctgtcctcatgccacatggtcgcttgatagccacaccaccctcatgtctatttataagtgcgtattggatgaggaggcaagttgttatttggaaggcagcactggaccagtgctgccttccaaaTAACAACTTGCTTCCAGTTTACTTTGGCTCCTCAGTGTCCGGGACCTGGCAGGCGTGCACGGCGAGTATCTATTATCTTCCTCCACACCTATTTTATGGTGCATATTGCTTTGGTGCTGCTGTTTGGTTACTATtcatattggatgaggaggaacaggagacacacactgcagagagttggcagggcctggcagttaccctctttgaaattgggggcgacagcccacaattctgatgagaattgctgataaattaacgtatgatcataattccaatcccatgccacctctgtcacaaaattttatgggcataaagggaactcagatgccagtacttctaccgatctccacaattcagcagcgcattctaaaaccaaagattggttcgaaacaggaggtgttgcaaaagcagccaccacagctacacagtgaacctgtgaaagtctcattaaatcagttacgcttcctgtgaacaccCCAATCCActatcttggataactgtggtaaaacgagagctaatacatgctgaccagcgctgacccccagggatgcgtgagtttatcagacccaaaccaaatcGGCTGTTTACCTCTCAGGGTATTTTATGTCTGCTtaaatccaaaaatagacagtatacaatgagttctgtcttgctatacagtgctgataagaattccaatgcccatgccacctctgtcacaaaattgtcaggagccacaaacgtggccataaaagggactcagatgccagtacttctaaccatctgcacaattcaacaatgcattctaaaacaaaagatttgttttaagcaggagatgtcacaaaagttgccaccacaggtatacagtgaaactgtcaatgtctcatgaaatcagttacgcttcttttgatcgctacaaggacagtgggtcacatgaagaaatttgagtgaccaaagcaggacaattcattctgtctaggtgtcagatagctggacactgcactgagATACATCTGAGGACTCTGTGGGCATATGATACTGCAACCAGTATGTTTGCTGAActgtagtggtgaacctcttcgaAATTGGTGGCAAGAACCTGGaagcagccctctgaaaaaaatattttgacagAGGCTGGGGACAGCcccgataaaaaaaaaatgtttttaaagagcCTATGGGGCCCTCTggagaattggctgttcagcatgctgacatgctggtttaggaggaggaggaagatcagagaagaatagaccaagctacttctatcaacaggacacacacttgggcctattatgcagatgctttcagcaaaaaacaaataaaagaatgaaaaattagaggagttttgttagttcctatatagtctgtgtacaccagtagcagtatactgtatagaactggtaacagtatgcagtatacagctgggatggttgtgaatgctttgtgcgcactactggtcccaggcagccaaactgatgatgcacaaaagtggagttgtagtcctaaaaaggactgttgggttccaataattccaatcccatgctacctccgtcacaaaatttcatgagccacaaacgtgggcataaaggggactcagatgctagtacttctacacatctgcactattcaacaacccattctacaaccaaagatttttgtacccagagtgcaggtgaacctgtgaaacatttgtttaccaagagtatacgtgaacccttgaaagatttgtgtaccaagagtgtaggcgaacccctgacacatttgtgtaccaagtctatataggcgaacccctgaaacatttgttgaccaagagtataggcgaacccctgaaacatttgttgaccaatagtataggcgaacccatgatagatttgttgaccaagagtataggcaaacccctgaaaaatttgtataccaagattataggtgaacccctaaagaTTTGTGcatcaagagtataggtgaacccctgaaaaatcagtttactaagagtataggcgaaccccggaaaaatttctgtgtaccaagagtataggtgtacccctgaaaaatttgtttacccagagtgcaggtgaaactctgacatttttttttaacatagagctcgtacttgcttaatttgtaacagagcctggaggcagccctccgaaaaaaatcgttttttggccctctgaagaattggctgttctgcgtgctgacatgctggtttaggaggaggaagatcagagaagtatagaccaagctacttctccccttttttggggtgatcttTATGTTACGTttctttccaccggtggagaagagaagtcaggggaaatccaggctttgttcatcttaatgagtgtaagcctgtcggcactgtcagttgacaggcgggtacgcttatccgtgataatccccacAGCAGCacttaacaccctctctgataagacactagcggcagagcaggccagcacctccaaggcatacagtgcaagttcgtgccacgtgtccatgaagtcagccatgtgtgccagagtcccaacacgcaacacatcgctttcctcactagaaggatgactctcagtctcctcctcctcttcttcagcccatacatgctgaacagatgtaaaggaagtagcatgggtaccctctgaaggggggggggggcagcagtctcttcctccccctcttcctcctctaatatgcgctgagaaacagacgtgagggtggtctggctatcaaacaACGTATTGTCACCCCTCATCTCCTTTTCTATCCGCAATGtgtcggccttaaaggggttgtcccgcgccgaaacggttttttttttttttaaaccccccccccgttcggcgcgagacaaccccgatgcagggacctaaagaaaaatccgcacagcgcttacctgaatccccgcgctccggtgacttcttacttaccggctgaagatggccgccgggatcttctctctcggtcgaccgcagggcttctgtgcggtccattgccgattccagcctcctgattggctggaatcgccacgtgacggggcggagctacacggagctacacggagccccattgagaaaagaagaagaccggactgcgcaagcgcggctaatttggccattagacgccgaaaattagtcggctccatggaaacgaggacgctagcaacggagcaggtaagtgaaaaacttcttataacttctgtatggctcataattaatgcacaatgtacattacaaagtgcattaatatggccatacagaagtgtatagacccacttgctgccgcgggacaacccctttaatgcttagcagcaaccttttcagcaggcaaagcagcgggatggttacgctgataatggccgcatcgccgctcaccatttttgttgactcctcaaagtttcctaggacctgacagatgtcagacatccatgcccactcctctgtgaagaactccagaggctgactaccactctgataGCCATGTTGCAGAAGatattctacaa
Above is a window of Eleutherodactylus coqui strain aEleCoq1 chromosome 3, aEleCoq1.hap1, whole genome shotgun sequence DNA encoding:
- the LOC136619883 gene encoding ficolin-1-B-like is translated as MVRTVTMWTSLAAVLCLVTCIGSAEDSCPEVKYVALGESDKLTILRGCPGLPGPPGQTGEAGLSGQKGSKGDPGKAGPAGPPGSTGSPGSTGHKGEKGDPGISAPAHTPQNCKELQGQGTILTGWYKIYPDGENPLTVLCDMDTDGGGWIVFQRRYDGSVNFFRDWNDYKRGFGNQLSEFWLGNDNIHHLTSSGTHKLRVDLMDFENQHSFAAYASFSLSTEADNYKLHLGGFSEGSAGDSLGYHKNRPFTTKDRDNDASSGNCATSYKGAWWYGDCHYSNLNGQYLRGSHSTDADGVNWKTGKGQKYSYKITEMKFRPI